AATCCGTCCCGAGATCGCCAGCGCCGTGCGGCCCGATGCGATCATCGCCACCGGCCGCTCCGACTACCCGAACCAGGTCAACAACGTGCTGTGTTTCCCCTTCATCTTCCGCGGTGCGCTCGACGTGGGCGCGAACACCATCAACGAAGAGATGAAGCTGGCGACGGTGCGCGCCATCGCGGCGCTCGCGCAGGAGCCGGGCAACGAGGAAGTCGCGCTTGCGTGCGGCGCCGACCTGCATCCGTTCGGCCCGGATTACCTGATCCCGAGCCCCTTCGATCCGCGCCTGATTCTGCGGATCGCGCCGGCGGTCGCGCAGGCGGCGATGGATTCGGGCGTGGCGTCATTGCCGATTGCCGACATGGACGCGTATCGCGCGCGGTTGGCCGCGATGATGGCGGGCAGCGCCCATCCCCACGGATGACGATGACCGATGCTTGATATCCTGGCGATCACCAGTCCGATCTACATCACGATCCTGACCGGATTCCTGGCGACTCGCTACGGATGGTTCGACAAGCCGGCGATGCGCAACTTCGGCGCCTTCGTCATCAAGCTCGCGCTGCCGGCGCTGCTGTTTCGGGCCGTTGGGCAGCGCCAGATCGGCGAGATCCTCAACGTCAGCTACCTGGCTGCCTATGCGGGCGGATCGCTGGCGGTCATCGGGGTAGCCTATTTCTGCTGCCGGCGCTTCGCGAGGCTGGGCCGCTCCACCAGCGCAATCTACGCGATGGGCATGTCGTGCTCGAACAGCGGCTTCATCGGCTATCCAATCCTGCTGCTGACGTTTGCGCCCGTGGCCGGCGTCGCGCTGGCGCTCAACGTCATCATCGAAAACGTGCTGGTGCTGCCCTTGCTGCTGGCGATGGCCGAACGCGGCGGCGGCGACAGCGGGCCTTGGTACAAGCTGGCCGGCAAATCGCTGGCGCAACTGGCGCGCAATCCCATCGTCATCGGCACCGCGGCCGGCCTGGTCGTGTCGCTGTTCGGCTGGACTTTGCCGGCGCCGGCCGACCGCACGGTGTCGATGTTTGCCGTGTCCAGCGCCGCGCTGTCGCTGTTCGTCATCGGCGGCACGCTGGTGGGGCTGCCGATCGGACGGCTGGCGAAGCGCGCCGCGCCCGTCAGCTTCTTCAAGCTGGTCGGGCACCCGCTGGCGGTGCTGGCCGGGGTGCTGGCGGTGCCGTTTCTCGGTCTGCCGCGCCTTGAACCGATGCTGGGGATGGCGGCGGTGCTGCTGGCGGCGGTGCCGATGGCGTCGATCTACCCGATCCTGGCGCAGGCCTACGGCCAGGAAGACTTCAGCGCCACGGCCCTGGTCATCACGATCATCGCGTCATTTTTCACGCTCAGCGGCCTGCTGTGGATCATGCACCGCGTTTCGATGTAGCCAGCGGCGCCGACAAAAACGGGGTCAGGTCCGTCGGACCTGACCCCAGCCCCTGGGCCGCGGCCCATCAATGGTTTTGGGCGCGCTGCTTCACCAATAGCGCCGCCATCGCCACCAGGCCGGCCGCCGCGATCACCGTGAAGGTGCCAGCGAAACCGAACTGCCGCCGCGCCAGCTCGGCGACCAGGAACGATCCCGCGATGCCGCCAAAACGGCCGATTCCCAGCATCCAGGCGACACCGGTGGCGCGCCCCTGGGTCGGGTAGAACGCCGCGGCCAGCGCAGGCAGGGAGGACTGCGCGGTGTTCATCATGATCCCCGCGACGAACACGACGGCCCCGAGCAGCGCCAGGTTGCCCGACACCTGGCCGATGGCGAACACGCTGGCCGCCGTCGCCGCGAAGCCTGCGGCGATCACCAGGTTCGCGTTGTAGCGGTCCATCAGCCAGCCGAACAGCACCGCGCCGACGCCGCCCAACGGGAACAGCGCCGATACGCGCGCTGCGGTCTGCGGCGGGAAGCCGGCATCCTTGAGCAGCAGCGGCATCCAGTTGATCAGGGCGTAGAAGATCACCAGCCCCATGAAGTACGTCAGCCACAGCATCACCGTGCCGGCCAGGTAGGGGCGCGAGAGGACCAGACCGATGCCGCTCTTTGCTTCCGTGCGTGCGGCGGACTCGGTCATGACAAAACTGCTTGCATCCAGCGCGACGGGAGAAATCCGGCCCAATGATGCGCGGATACGTTCCGGCGCGGCGCGCCTGGCCACGAGAAATCGAACCGACTCCGGCAACAGCAGCACGATCAGGACGGCCAGCACCACCGGCACCGTGCCGCCGGCGAGCAGCACGCTGCGCCAGCCCCATTGCGGGATCATCCACGCGGCCAGGAAGCCGCCCAGTGCGGCGCCGAGGGGAAAGCCGCAGAACATCGCGTTGGTGAGCGTGGCGCGCCGCTTGTCGGGGCAGTATTCGCTCATGAGCGTGACCGCGTTCGGCATGGCGGCGCCGAGACCGACGCCGGTCACGAAGCGCAGCACCGTCAGTTCGGCCAGGCTGGCGGAAAACGACGACCATACGCAGGCGATACCGAACAAGATCACCGATGCGGTCAGCACCACTTTGCGGCCGATGCGGTCGGCCG
This window of the Massilia sp. R2A-15 genome carries:
- a CDS encoding AEC family transporter — encoded protein: MLDILAITSPIYITILTGFLATRYGWFDKPAMRNFGAFVIKLALPALLFRAVGQRQIGEILNVSYLAAYAGGSLAVIGVAYFCCRRFARLGRSTSAIYAMGMSCSNSGFIGYPILLLTFAPVAGVALALNVIIENVLVLPLLLAMAERGGGDSGPWYKLAGKSLAQLARNPIVIGTAAGLVVSLFGWTLPAPADRTVSMFAVSSAALSLFVIGGTLVGLPIGRLAKRAAPVSFFKLVGHPLAVLAGVLAVPFLGLPRLEPMLGMAAVLLAAVPMASIYPILAQAYGQEDFSATALVITIIASFFTLSGLLWIMHRVSM
- a CDS encoding MFS transporter, which encodes MLDRARSNDVINVQDFLNAQPFSPFQWLIFALCFVIVLLDGFDTAAIGFIAPSLIKEWGISRPALGPVLSAALFGLAAGAIIAGPTADRIGRKVVLTASVILFGIACVWSSFSASLAELTVLRFVTGVGLGAAMPNAVTLMSEYCPDKRRATLTNAMFCGFPLGAALGGFLAAWMIPQWGWRSVLLAGGTVPVVLAVLIVLLLPESVRFLVARRAAPERIRASLGRISPVALDASSFVMTESAARTEAKSGIGLVLSRPYLAGTVMLWLTYFMGLVIFYALINWMPLLLKDAGFPPQTAARVSALFPLGGVGAVLFGWLMDRYNANLVIAAGFAATAASVFAIGQVSGNLALLGAVVFVAGIMMNTAQSSLPALAAAFYPTQGRATGVAWMLGIGRFGGIAGSFLVAELARRQFGFAGTFTVIAAAGLVAMAALLVKQRAQNH